A DNA window from Pseudoalteromonas spongiae UST010723-006 contains the following coding sequences:
- a CDS encoding prepilin-type N-terminal cleavage/methylation domain-containing protein encodes MKKQTGFTLVELIIVIVILGILAVTAAPKFLDLQGDANASTIQGVAGAVDSASSIVYGKAVIAGLQKTASGASNEIDDGNGNTIALNYGYPTATATGLPVALDINVDSTSPYNGADFNFVAISGTPNTAYIFANGSVTPTGSNDTEICAVKYTEASATTATPPVYSAANTEVFTAGC; translated from the coding sequence ATGAAAAAGCAAACAGGTTTTACACTAGTAGAGTTAATTATTGTAATTGTAATTTTAGGTATTTTGGCAGTAACTGCTGCACCTAAATTTTTAGATTTACAAGGCGATGCTAATGCTTCGACTATTCAAGGTGTTGCAGGTGCTGTTGATAGTGCAAGTTCTATTGTTTATGGTAAAGCAGTAATTGCGGGATTACAGAAAACTGCAAGTGGTGCATCGAACGAGATTGATGATGGCAACGGTAATACTATCGCCTTAAACTACGGCTATCCAACGGCTACTGCAACAGGTTTGCCAGTAGCATTAGATATTAATGTAGATTCAACGAGCCCTTACAATGGTGCAGATTTTAACTTTGTAGCGATCTCTGGGACGCCAAACACTGCGTATATATTTGCAAATGGAAGCGTTACGCCAACCGGTTCAAATGATACAGAAATTTGCGCTGTAAAATACACAGAAGCTTCAGCAACTACAGCCACACCTCCCGTGTACTCTGCTGCAAACACAGAAGTTTTTACTGCTGGTTGTTAA
- a CDS encoding GspE/PulE family protein: MRPRLKMRLGDLLVHEHIISEQQLNDALQAQKITGRKLGATLIEQQVIEETQLLRFLAQQLNVAFVNLDNEKLDPKVVKLIPEVYARRFRALALADLGESIQIAMSDPADLSSLDQLAPIVAPKQIEIVVAQEKQILNAFDNLYRRTQDIESFASQLQEEYQETEEFELNALDENTSDATVVKLLQSIFEDAVQMRASDIHIEPDEGILRIRQRIDGILHENTLDQVAISAALVLRLKLMSGLDISEKRLPQDGRFNITIKGHNIDVRVSTMPVQHGESVVMRLLDQSAGLLTLDETGMPLKVLNKMRTALKRPHGMILVTGPTGSGKTTTLYGALSELNQSSKKIITVEDPVEYRLPRINQVQVNSKIGLSFASVLRTTLRQDPDILMVGEMRDQETVEIGLRGALTGHLVLSTLHTNDAITSAMRLIDMGAPSYLVASSLRAILAQRLVRRVCDKCASDYTPDAQELAWINHINPRFSGAQFKLGKGCNSCNQTGYRGRIGVFELLEMNEPMMDALRLADTQAFSEAARANPEFEPLSVMALDYASQGITSLEEVFRVAESLPELVG, from the coding sequence ATGCGTCCTAGGTTAAAAATGCGATTGGGTGATTTGTTGGTTCATGAACATATCATCTCGGAACAACAACTCAACGATGCGCTTCAAGCGCAAAAAATAACTGGGCGAAAGCTCGGTGCTACATTGATTGAGCAGCAAGTGATTGAAGAAACTCAATTACTACGCTTTTTAGCGCAGCAACTTAATGTTGCGTTTGTAAACTTAGACAATGAAAAGCTCGATCCAAAGGTGGTTAAGCTGATCCCTGAGGTTTACGCTCGTCGTTTTAGAGCGCTGGCATTAGCAGACCTTGGTGAGTCGATTCAAATTGCGATGAGTGATCCGGCTGATTTATCGAGTTTAGATCAGCTAGCGCCCATTGTTGCGCCAAAGCAAATTGAAATCGTTGTTGCACAAGAGAAGCAAATTCTTAATGCGTTCGATAATTTATATCGCCGCACGCAAGACATTGAAAGCTTTGCATCTCAGCTGCAAGAAGAGTATCAAGAAACCGAAGAGTTTGAACTTAACGCGCTAGACGAAAACACCTCAGATGCCACGGTTGTAAAATTACTGCAGTCGATTTTTGAAGATGCAGTGCAAATGCGTGCGTCGGATATTCATATTGAACCTGATGAAGGCATTTTACGCATTCGTCAGCGTATAGATGGAATTTTGCATGAAAACACCCTTGATCAAGTAGCTATTTCAGCGGCGTTGGTACTGCGCCTTAAGTTAATGTCGGGTCTTGATATTTCAGAGAAACGTTTACCGCAAGATGGTCGTTTTAATATCACCATCAAAGGTCACAATATTGATGTGCGTGTTTCAACCATGCCGGTACAACATGGTGAGTCAGTGGTAATGCGTTTGCTCGATCAGTCGGCGGGTCTATTAACGTTAGATGAAACCGGTATGCCTTTAAAAGTGCTCAATAAAATGCGTACTGCGCTAAAGCGACCGCACGGCATGATTTTGGTTACAGGGCCAACGGGTTCGGGTAAAACCACAACACTTTACGGTGCATTAAGTGAGTTAAACCAATCGAGCAAAAAAATTATTACTGTTGAAGACCCCGTGGAGTATCGTTTACCTCGTATTAACCAGGTTCAGGTAAATAGCAAAATTGGGTTAAGTTTTGCATCTGTATTACGTACTACACTTCGTCAAGACCCTGATATTTTGATGGTCGGTGAGATGCGAGATCAAGAAACAGTTGAAATTGGTTTGCGCGGTGCGTTAACCGGTCACTTAGTTTTATCAACATTGCATACCAATGATGCGATTACCAGCGCCATGCGTTTAATTGATATGGGAGCGCCAAGCTATTTGGTAGCAAGCTCTTTACGCGCAATTTTAGCGCAGCGCTTAGTGCGTCGTGTATGTGATAAATGTGCGAGCGATTATACGCCTGATGCACAAGAACTTGCTTGGATAAATCATATTAATCCTCGCTTTAGCGGTGCTCAGTTTAAGTTAGGCAAAGGTTGCAACAGTTGCAATCAGACCGGTTATCGTGGCCGGATAGGTGTGTTCGAATTACTAGAAATGAACGAGCCTATGATGGATGCACTACGTTTAGCTGATACACAAGCGTTCTCAGAAGCGGCGCGCGCAAACCCTGAGTTTGAACCTTTATCAGTGATGGCATTGGATTACGCAAGCCAAGGCATTACCTCACTTGAAGAGGTGTTTAGAGTGGCTGAAAGTTTGCCTGAGTTAGTAGGTTAA
- a CDS encoding type II secretion system protein, whose translation MKQQGFSLVELIITLVILGTLAVTVVPKFFTNESFDSFEFRDRTLTILRTMQLRAMQNTNNTLSHKVCFSSAQIAPAMTNNCANLAIDFAYLVVNIPASSTATRIQTLDSNSASFSELEFDDFGRPNLNCAANCKIDFGEADICISAQGGIYACE comes from the coding sequence ATGAAACAACAAGGTTTTAGTCTTGTCGAGCTAATAATAACCTTGGTAATTTTAGGCACCTTGGCAGTAACCGTGGTGCCTAAATTTTTTACAAACGAAAGTTTTGATAGCTTTGAGTTCCGCGACAGAACTCTTACTATATTGCGCACTATGCAACTTCGCGCAATGCAAAATACTAATAATACCTTATCCCACAAAGTGTGTTTTAGTAGCGCTCAAATCGCACCCGCAATGACCAATAATTGCGCCAACTTAGCTATCGACTTTGCATATCTTGTTGTCAATATTCCAGCTAGTAGCACAGCAACACGTATCCAAACCCTTGATTCAAATAGTGCCAGTTTTAGTGAGCTAGAGTTTGATGATTTTGGCAGACCAAATTTAAATTGCGCGGCAAATTGCAAAATTGATTTTGGTGAGGCGGATATTTGCATTTCTGCACAAGGTGGCATTTATGCATGTGAATAG
- a CDS encoding type II secretion system F family protein, which yields MPFFAYQAKDKQGKPVNGELEAHDDNAAADVLLRRGLIPLSIKPSTGEKEGDNSPLMALFQPKVTLDELIVFSRQMYSLMKAGIPIIRAIVGLAETTTHPVFRDALLDVAKQLEQGRNLSAAFASHKKIFNRLMVSIVVVGESTGKLEDAFLQLATYFEQEHETRKRIKAAMRYPTFVIIALAIAMFILNIFVIPTFAEMFAKFNAELPLMTRILIGTSNFFVTYWHLLLLCILGTFIGVRGYLKTPVGRLKWDRIKLKIPIVGSIIERSLLARYSRSFAMILRAGVPMTTGLSLVAEAIDNAFMEEKVIDMRRSIEKGESLLRASKNSELFTQLVLQMVAVGEETGRVEELLQEAAEFYEREVDFDLKSLTAKIEPILISIVAGMVLVLALGIFTPMWDMMSAIKGR from the coding sequence ATGCCGTTTTTTGCCTATCAAGCAAAAGATAAACAGGGCAAACCGGTTAACGGTGAGCTTGAGGCGCATGATGATAATGCGGCTGCAGATGTACTATTGAGGCGTGGGTTAATACCGCTGTCTATTAAACCTAGCACTGGTGAAAAAGAGGGCGATAACTCGCCGCTAATGGCGCTTTTTCAGCCAAAAGTAACCCTTGATGAGTTGATTGTCTTTTCAAGGCAAATGTACTCGTTAATGAAAGCGGGTATTCCGATTATTCGGGCGATTGTCGGGCTTGCTGAAACCACTACGCACCCTGTTTTTCGTGATGCCTTACTCGATGTTGCAAAGCAACTTGAGCAAGGTCGCAATTTATCCGCGGCATTTGCCAGTCACAAAAAGATATTTAACCGCTTGATGGTATCGATTGTGGTAGTGGGTGAAAGTACGGGTAAGTTAGAAGATGCATTTTTGCAACTTGCGACGTATTTTGAACAAGAGCACGAAACTCGCAAACGTATTAAAGCAGCAATGCGTTATCCAACGTTTGTGATTATTGCATTGGCAATCGCAATGTTTATTCTAAATATTTTCGTTATTCCAACATTTGCTGAGATGTTTGCAAAATTTAATGCCGAGCTGCCATTAATGACACGAATTTTAATTGGCACATCTAACTTTTTTGTTACGTATTGGCATCTACTTTTACTTTGTATTTTAGGAACTTTCATTGGCGTTAGAGGTTACCTGAAAACACCTGTTGGCAGGCTAAAATGGGATAGAATAAAACTAAAAATTCCAATTGTTGGCAGCATTATTGAGCGCTCGTTATTGGCTCGCTATAGTCGTTCGTTCGCCATGATCTTACGCGCAGGTGTACCTATGACGACCGGGCTATCATTGGTGGCCGAAGCGATTGATAACGCCTTTATGGAAGAGAAAGTAATCGATATGCGACGCAGTATTGAAAAAGGTGAAAGCTTACTGCGTGCATCGAAAAATAGCGAACTGTTTACTCAATTAGTATTGCAAATGGTGGCCGTAGGCGAAGAAACCGGGCGAGTCGAGGAGTTACTGCAAGAAGCGGCTGAATTTTACGAGCGTGAAGTGGATTTTGATTTAAAGAGTTTAACCGCCAAAATCGAACCAATTCTAATTTCGATTGTAGCGGGTATGGTGCTTGTTTTAGCCTTGGGTATCTTTACGCCAATGTGGGATATGATGTCGGCAATTAAAGGACGATAA
- a CDS encoding prepilin-type N-terminal cleavage/methylation domain-containing protein, giving the protein MHVNRLKGFTLIEVIFGIVLMAIVLTIVTGLLAPQAKQSADPVIQVKANELGQAMMNEILGRSFDEQSRRSPPYTQCGIAPNLCTPPANLGNDGGETRAEFNDVDDFIGNYSTAAIQNSLGESISNLYPGFSLSVTVVYDDDANGEADTSGDFNTLKLITVTVTAPTGDVYGFSAYKGNY; this is encoded by the coding sequence ATGCATGTGAATAGGCTTAAGGGCTTTACCTTAATTGAAGTGATTTTTGGCATAGTGTTAATGGCGATTGTGCTTACCATAGTAACAGGCCTGTTAGCACCACAGGCAAAGCAAAGTGCCGACCCCGTGATTCAAGTTAAAGCCAATGAACTAGGTCAGGCGATGATGAACGAGATTTTAGGGCGTTCATTTGACGAGCAATCACGACGCAGCCCACCCTATACACAATGCGGTATAGCCCCCAATTTATGTACACCGCCAGCTAATTTAGGCAATGATGGTGGTGAAACGCGCGCAGAGTTTAATGATGTAGATGACTTTATTGGTAATTATTCAACCGCTGCTATACAAAATAGCTTAGGTGAATCGATTTCAAATCTTTATCCAGGCTTTAGTCTGTCAGTTACTGTGGTTTACGATGATGATGCCAATGGTGAAGCAGATACATCTGGTGATTTTAATACCCTAAAACTAATAACTGTAACGGTGACAGCGCCAACAGGCGATGTATATGGTTTTTCTGCCTACAAAGGTAACTACTAA
- a CDS encoding LamG domain-containing protein: MLKQKHLTSFFYLMLLLPNLVWANLPACEDVFPSGIATFNNGSAIILNNAEISGQANSVIVTTSLVDNNPDACGSKCIASGTNAETIQEPSLLNPKTSIPNNGKLSGDYLFTGSLSLNRPNLRVTGPTRIVVRGSLSIFSDIDVPRPDDLIIYVAGSVSTASNVEFGGFVYSQSQIDLAFGVEFEGALTSGASVSVGNSAEVSYVAPSILNNFTGICGATTVDPNASPIAEFRFDEFSWLSGVNNQVIESINSEHGTPFNIQPAEGKICNAAFFDDGISNGRIDIDEDLLSGREFTISAWVKSSFSGSQVLISGARNNNNANELIWWHPSSTLFEPWIKQDRASRISIPNFSDNVWRHFVWRRDGSTSCFFVNGQQQGCVSNHDSGSLNINYLMLGQEQDNLGGGFDASQRFRGLVDELLIFDKAIGDTQIQTIYQNQNLGLGWDGAAREQYCDANGWWQLDGDFLDANLNDPHDLSPSGSPTFSISSPGPANTIGSQSTCEYAEFDGTNYASVDDSGDFNYQELTVSTWVFPTENRGGLRSLVSKDEHFEFHLDSSNRLFWWWQNASRQSRSFTSSRTIPLNQWTHVAVVYRSGSQIMYINGIADASRSYSDGLADSPCKFFIGVDVGTNTSTQCGGIRSDRYFKGKLDEVRIYSRALQQSEILSDMNTVRTCDNAPSVDHYRLTLSDNTGLTCEAETMIIEACADDTCSSYYPNPATVSLSTSGGGGLSWSPSNPFTVNGRANISLNNIQASTINYALNTNITNPSSGFRCFVGANEVSLANCYTQFVETGFKISAVSDQISGVPYSAELMAVRKNDNTGACESIFSGAQTVNFTNNFVQPSNPSSMAFTVNNTPVTNNTPVTVNFDPTNNYKANLALNYLDAGRISLSVFASAPNGANLTDTSNNYVVRPERFNITVTGDPNASDAEDSVFKMASEDFNIQVEAHNANGAITRNFRSADITGTVALMHNLQAPQAGIDGVLSPNALPANGFVSGVATITDAKFNEVGIIELLANLSSSNYLNHSDGGAISGSKANVGRFIPAQFEMTEQTLTSACNSFTYYSQPFDELSYTITAQDLLGNRLYNYTYNATSALNFAKASIENLIENDDAANYKSATLLAPRYSLSADDGVDWQQGLYVVNVNNATLERDNSPSIPMTQVMPLVRLTDSDGKVLNDLNQNANQLAGTADSRAINTNVIGGVETISPIEMRYGRLTLSNNYGSEYEPLQIPMKVEYWDGTNFVVNTSDSCSAYNFANLVIEDNQPLEDDLSDSFAAGIYKSGRELFLTPPMPTEQRTYNVDYVSPEKWLRYDWNNDGDFNDPNDNPSGVLQFGRFRGNDRVIYWSEN, from the coding sequence ATGTTGAAGCAAAAACACTTAACTAGCTTTTTCTACCTAATGCTGTTGCTTCCTAATTTAGTTTGGGCAAATTTGCCTGCCTGTGAAGACGTATTTCCTTCAGGAATTGCGACGTTTAATAACGGCAGTGCAATTATTTTAAATAACGCAGAAATTAGTGGCCAAGCTAATAGTGTAATTGTTACGACCAGTCTGGTAGATAATAACCCTGATGCGTGTGGTTCAAAGTGTATCGCTTCGGGAACGAATGCTGAAACCATTCAAGAGCCAAGTTTATTAAACCCTAAAACCAGTATTCCAAATAATGGCAAACTTTCAGGTGATTATTTGTTTACTGGTTCTTTATCACTTAACCGTCCAAACTTACGTGTTACCGGGCCAACACGCATAGTTGTAAGAGGATCTTTATCTATTTTTAGTGATATTGATGTGCCACGCCCGGACGATTTAATTATTTACGTAGCTGGCAGTGTTTCAACAGCCAGCAATGTTGAGTTTGGCGGATTTGTTTATTCACAAAGCCAAATAGATCTTGCATTTGGTGTTGAATTCGAAGGTGCGCTTACATCAGGCGCGTCGGTTAGTGTAGGCAACAGTGCCGAAGTAAGCTACGTAGCGCCAAGTATATTAAATAATTTTACGGGTATTTGTGGTGCGACGACGGTTGACCCAAATGCCTCACCTATCGCGGAGTTTCGTTTTGATGAATTTTCATGGTTAAGCGGCGTAAATAACCAAGTAATAGAATCAATTAACAGTGAACATGGCACGCCTTTTAATATTCAACCCGCTGAAGGAAAAATTTGTAATGCTGCATTCTTTGATGACGGTATTAGCAATGGGCGAATTGATATTGATGAGGACTTACTCAGTGGCAGAGAATTTACGATTTCGGCGTGGGTTAAAAGTAGTTTTTCGGGTAGCCAAGTACTAATTTCAGGGGCGCGTAATAATAATAATGCTAATGAATTAATTTGGTGGCACCCAAGCAGCACATTATTTGAGCCTTGGATAAAACAAGATCGCGCCTCTCGCATTAGCATTCCAAACTTTTCAGATAATGTTTGGCGACATTTTGTTTGGCGTCGTGACGGTTCAACGTCGTGCTTCTTTGTTAATGGGCAACAACAAGGCTGTGTATCAAATCACGATAGTGGTTCATTAAACATTAACTACCTAATGTTAGGACAAGAACAAGATAATTTAGGTGGCGGGTTTGATGCTAGTCAGCGCTTTCGAGGCTTAGTTGATGAATTACTTATTTTTGATAAAGCGATTGGTGATACTCAAATTCAAACCATCTATCAAAATCAAAATCTAGGCTTAGGCTGGGATGGAGCTGCACGCGAACAATATTGCGATGCCAACGGTTGGTGGCAACTTGATGGTGATTTTTTAGATGCCAATTTAAATGATCCTCATGATTTAAGTCCGTCGGGAAGTCCCACATTTTCAATAAGCTCACCTGGCCCGGCAAACACCATAGGCAGCCAAAGTACATGTGAATACGCAGAATTTGATGGAACCAACTATGCATCAGTTGATGACAGTGGTGATTTTAATTATCAAGAACTAACCGTAAGTACGTGGGTTTTCCCCACCGAAAATCGCGGTGGCCTACGAAGTTTAGTATCTAAAGATGAGCATTTTGAATTTCACTTAGACTCAAGTAATCGATTGTTTTGGTGGTGGCAAAATGCATCTAGGCAATCTCGTTCATTTACCAGCTCAAGAACTATACCGCTTAACCAATGGACCCATGTCGCCGTTGTTTACAGATCTGGTTCGCAAATTATGTACATTAATGGAATTGCCGATGCCTCGCGTAGTTACAGCGACGGGTTAGCTGATTCACCGTGTAAGTTTTTTATTGGCGTTGATGTAGGCACGAATACTTCAACGCAGTGTGGCGGTATTCGCAGCGATCGTTATTTTAAAGGTAAGCTTGATGAAGTAAGAATTTATTCACGTGCGTTACAACAGTCTGAAATTTTAAGTGATATGAATACGGTACGCACGTGTGACAATGCGCCGAGTGTTGACCATTATCGCCTTACGCTAAGTGATAATACAGGGTTAACATGCGAAGCTGAAACCATGATAATTGAGGCATGTGCTGACGATACTTGCAGTAGTTATTATCCAAACCCAGCGACTGTATCGCTTTCCACCTCAGGTGGTGGCGGGTTAAGTTGGTCTCCAAGTAACCCATTTACGGTAAATGGCCGAGCAAATATTAGCTTAAACAATATCCAAGCAAGTACCATTAATTATGCGCTAAACACTAATATAACGAATCCAAGTTCAGGGTTTAGATGTTTTGTCGGTGCAAATGAAGTGTCGCTTGCCAATTGTTATACCCAATTTGTGGAGACGGGATTTAAAATCAGTGCCGTTAGCGATCAAATATCAGGTGTGCCGTACAGCGCTGAATTAATGGCGGTAAGAAAAAACGATAATACAGGTGCGTGTGAAAGCATTTTTAGTGGTGCACAAACAGTTAATTTTACCAATAACTTTGTACAACCAAGTAACCCATCATCGATGGCGTTTACTGTAAATAATACGCCAGTAACAAACAACACACCTGTTACCGTTAATTTTGATCCAACTAATAACTACAAAGCGAATTTGGCGTTAAATTATCTTGATGCCGGTAGAATTAGTTTGTCGGTATTTGCATCAGCACCTAATGGAGCGAATTTAACTGATACCAGTAATAATTATGTGGTGCGTCCTGAAAGATTTAACATCACTGTAACCGGCGATCCGAACGCGTCTGATGCAGAAGACTCTGTATTTAAAATGGCGTCGGAAGATTTCAATATTCAAGTCGAGGCTCACAATGCCAATGGTGCGATAACTCGTAATTTTCGAAGTGCTGATATCACAGGAACAGTCGCGTTAATGCATAACTTGCAGGCGCCGCAAGCGGGTATTGACGGTGTATTATCGCCTAATGCTTTGCCGGCTAATGGTTTTGTCTCGGGTGTCGCGACGATCACTGATGCAAAGTTTAATGAAGTTGGGATCATTGAGCTACTTGCTAACCTTTCAAGCAGTAATTACTTAAACCATAGTGATGGTGGAGCTATCTCTGGCAGTAAAGCCAATGTAGGGCGCTTTATCCCTGCGCAATTTGAAATGACAGAGCAAACACTGACAAGTGCTTGCAATAGTTTTACTTATTACAGCCAGCCGTTTGATGAATTGAGTTACACCATTACAGCGCAAGATCTATTAGGTAACCGCTTATACAATTACACTTATAATGCAACTAGTGCGCTTAACTTTGCTAAAGCGAGCATTGAAAACTTAATTGAAAATGATGATGCTGCAAATTATAAATCGGCAACACTACTTGCGCCGCGTTACAGTTTGAGTGCCGATGATGGTGTCGATTGGCAGCAAGGTTTGTATGTGGTGAATGTAAATAATGCAACGTTAGAGCGTGATAATTCCCCTTCAATTCCGATGACGCAAGTGATGCCATTGGTGCGTTTAACTGATTCGGATGGCAAAGTACTTAACGATTTAAATCAAAATGCAAATCAACTTGCTGGTACAGCCGATAGTCGCGCTATTAACACGAATGTAATTGGCGGTGTTGAAACTATTTCGCCGATAGAAATGCGCTACGGTAGGTTAACACTCAGCAATAACTATGGCAGTGAATATGAACCGCTACAAATTCCGATGAAAGTTGAATATTGGGATGGCACTAACTTTGTAGTTAATACGTCAGATTCTTGTAGCGCATATAACTTTGCTAATTTAGTGATTGAAGATAATCAACCGCTTGAAGATGATTTGAGTGATAGTTTTGCCGCAGGTATCTACAAATCGGGTCGAGAGTTATTTTTGACTCCGCCAATGCCAACCGAACAGCGTACTTATAATGTTGATTACGTAAGCCCAGAAAAGTGGTTACGTTATGATTGGAATAATGATGGAGACTTTAACGACCCTAATGACAATCCAAGTGGTGTTTTACAGTTTGGTCGGTTTAGAGGAAACGATAGGGTGATTTATTGGAGTGAGAATTAA
- a CDS encoding prepilin-type N-terminal cleavage/methylation domain-containing protein — translation MNRAKRKGFSLVELIIVIVIIGIVSISTMQFIKFGAQIYATGTERDEVVAQARFALLRLSKELRQATPNSIRVQAGNISGQAFQCIEFTPFKASSIYVNNPPLDTSSAGDLIVIAFNNEDKAFENDRVTLYPQSPADIYDLSNNRVRLLSADPVEEETNKTQRWSFDNGFAVASPTQRLFVLNNSPISFCVEGDSLYYYQGYDFEVNQPTPSLLHVLDGVKGQFLAKYISDHLAFEFNDASLTRNAIVNIRLAMGFNSSESLVFNHEVHIPNVP, via the coding sequence ATGAACCGCGCTAAACGAAAAGGTTTTAGCTTGGTCGAGCTGATAATTGTGATTGTGATTATTGGTATTGTAAGCATTAGTACGATGCAGTTTATAAAGTTTGGCGCACAGATTTATGCAACGGGTACAGAGCGAGATGAAGTGGTAGCACAAGCACGTTTTGCCTTATTGCGGTTAAGTAAAGAGTTACGCCAAGCAACGCCTAATTCGATTCGAGTTCAAGCCGGTAATATTTCAGGTCAAGCGTTTCAATGTATAGAGTTTACCCCGTTTAAAGCCAGCAGTATTTATGTCAACAACCCACCGCTTGATACTTCAAGTGCAGGTGATTTAATTGTTATTGCGTTTAATAATGAAGATAAAGCGTTTGAAAATGATCGTGTTACCTTGTATCCACAAAGCCCTGCTGATATTTATGATTTGAGTAATAACCGCGTTCGCTTACTATCGGCAGATCCCGTTGAAGAAGAGACAAATAAAACACAGCGTTGGTCATTTGATAATGGTTTTGCAGTTGCTTCACCAACGCAGCGATTGTTCGTATTGAATAACAGCCCAATTAGCTTTTGTGTTGAAGGTGATAGTTTATATTATTATCAAGGTTATGATTTTGAAGTGAATCAGCCAACGCCTTCGCTTTTGCATGTGCTTGATGGAGTGAAAGGTCAGTTTTTAGCAAAATACATTTCAGATCATTTAGCTTTTGAGTTTAATGACGCAAGTTTAACGCGAAATGCTATTGTTAATATAAGGCTGGCGATGGGATTTAATAGTTCTGAATCCTTGGTATTTAACCATGAAGTGCATATTCCAAACGTGCCCTAG
- a CDS encoding pilus assembly FimT family protein, with protein MKKNRAKNTGFTLIEMIIVVIILGLLAVTALPRFIDIQEEAERSTVEGVAGGLAAAVGLVRAQWEVLGRPDNNTATNFIDYDTTRVGIDPDIGYPTSGLDAANNEVAGSTETTALNTAKCQAVFNSVLQSAPSNTTSAAAATVEENTYLIRFVNNGSVDGASDTCLYYLVSSLDLTAIPGNALDANFRGIEYSPATGVVRVFGN; from the coding sequence ATGAAGAAAAATCGAGCAAAGAATACAGGCTTCACATTAATCGAGATGATTATTGTGGTAATAATTTTAGGCTTACTCGCTGTTACGGCATTGCCGCGCTTTATTGATATTCAGGAAGAGGCGGAACGCTCAACGGTTGAAGGCGTAGCAGGTGGTTTAGCCGCAGCGGTTGGTCTAGTGCGAGCGCAATGGGAAGTGTTAGGCCGCCCTGATAATAATACGGCTACCAACTTTATTGATTATGATACAACGCGAGTTGGTATTGACCCTGATATTGGTTACCCAACGTCAGGCTTAGACGCTGCAAATAACGAAGTTGCAGGGTCAACTGAAACAACAGCGCTAAATACTGCAAAGTGTCAAGCAGTGTTTAACTCTGTACTGCAAAGTGCACCTTCTAATACGACATCAGCGGCAGCAGCGACAGTGGAAGAAAATACGTACTTAATTCGATTTGTTAATAACGGCTCTGTGGATGGTGCAAGCGATACGTGTTTGTATTATTTAGTAAGCTCGTTAGATTTAACAGCGATTCCTGGAAATGCGTTAGACGCTAACTTTCGTGGTATTGAATACTCACCTGCAACTGGCGTAGTGCGAGTTTTTGGTAACTAA